In a genomic window of Saccharothrix sp. HUAS TT1:
- a CDS encoding cupin domain-containing protein, which yields MSTFPGGASLSFLDVYDDPAPDGVVGGSPHLHLASTECYVVVGGTGELHTVTLDGCREITLRAGSVVWFTPGTIHRAVNHGGLRVVVLMDNAGLPEAGDAVMTFPPDVLADPDRYRAAATLPERATEAERVVDARRRRDLAVEGFVRIRDAVRDGDLGPLREFYAAATALVGARAAAWPAIVRDGPLRQAEAGLAVANALAAGTAGHLDRAAVVEAAAPGRTFGMCGRLRPYDVREGPRPPATPTAPPLHQENLP from the coding sequence GTGAGCACGTTCCCGGGCGGCGCGTCGCTGTCGTTCCTCGACGTCTACGACGACCCCGCGCCGGACGGCGTGGTCGGTGGCAGCCCGCACCTGCACCTGGCCTCCACCGAGTGTTACGTGGTCGTGGGTGGGACGGGGGAGTTGCACACCGTGACCCTCGACGGTTGCCGCGAGATCACCCTCCGTGCCGGGTCGGTGGTTTGGTTCACCCCCGGGACCATCCACCGCGCGGTCAACCACGGCGGGTTGCGGGTGGTGGTGCTGATGGACAACGCCGGGCTGCCGGAGGCGGGCGACGCGGTCATGACGTTCCCGCCCGACGTGCTGGCCGACCCGGACCGCTACCGCGCCGCGGCGACGTTGCCGGAGCGGGCGACGGAGGCGGAACGCGTGGTGGACGCGCGGCGTCGCCGTGACCTGGCCGTGGAGGGGTTCGTCCGAATCCGGGACGCGGTCCGCGACGGTGACCTGGGGCCGCTGCGGGAGTTCTACGCCGCGGCGACGGCGTTGGTCGGCGCGCGGGCCGCCGCTTGGCCCGCGATCGTGCGCGACGGGCCGCTCCGGCAGGCCGAGGCCGGCCTGGCGGTGGCGAACGCGCTGGCAGCGGGGACGGCGGGGCACCTCGACCGGGCCGCCGTGGTCGAAGCGGCCGCGCCGGGGCGGACGTTCGGCATGTGCGGACGCCTGCGCCCCTACGACGTCCGCGAAGGACCGCGCCCACCCGCGACTCCCACCGCTCCTCCACTTCACCAGGAGAACCTTCCGTGA
- a CDS encoding PmoA family protein has translation MSALAVRHDVGSSLTVGDGVVDLVHYTYVPDTPRLESPKPFLHPVRTRAGRLVSLFRPHDHVWHKGIAWSLPNVGDENFWGGPTYVHGRSYVQLDNNGTQQHRRVIDVGAEGGSAWFTHELEWITQSGQTIITERRTVAVTLVSAAAWALTFDTAMTNTSGRDIAFGSPTTRGRENAGYGGLFWRGPRSFTGGQVVSPDGVGGDELRGRRGEWMAFTGRHDGDDAESLVLVVDHSANPHHPPRWFTRSENFACLNPAPFFSEELVVADGEVVRFRYGAGVADGGAGDAAALADAVRDVLGRAG, from the coding sequence TTGAGCGCACTCGCGGTCCGACACGACGTCGGGTCCTCGTTGACCGTCGGTGACGGGGTGGTGGACCTCGTCCACTACACGTACGTGCCCGACACCCCGCGGCTGGAGTCGCCCAAGCCGTTCCTGCACCCCGTCCGGACCAGGGCGGGGCGGTTGGTGAGCCTGTTCCGACCGCACGACCACGTGTGGCACAAGGGCATCGCCTGGTCGTTGCCGAACGTCGGGGACGAGAACTTCTGGGGCGGGCCGACCTACGTCCACGGCCGGTCGTACGTGCAGCTGGACAACAACGGCACGCAGCAGCACCGACGGGTGATCGACGTCGGCGCGGAGGGCGGGTCGGCGTGGTTCACCCATGAGCTGGAATGGATCACCCAATCCGGGCAGACGATCATTACCGAGCGTCGCACGGTTGCGGTGACTCTGGTGTCGGCCGCGGCGTGGGCGCTGACCTTCGACACCGCGATGACCAACACGTCCGGGCGGGACATCGCGTTCGGCTCGCCGACCACCCGCGGCCGGGAGAACGCCGGTTACGGCGGGTTGTTCTGGCGCGGGCCGCGCTCGTTCACCGGTGGGCAGGTCGTGTCGCCCGACGGGGTGGGCGGCGACGAGCTGCGCGGTCGGCGTGGCGAGTGGATGGCCTTCACCGGGCGGCACGACGGCGACGACGCGGAGTCCCTGGTCCTGGTGGTCGACCACTCGGCCAACCCGCACCACCCGCCGCGCTGGTTCACCCGGTCGGAGAACTTCGCGTGCCTCAACCCGGCCCCGTTCTTCAGCGAGGAGCTGGTCGTCGCCGATGGTGAGGTGGTGCGGTTCCGCTACGGCGCCGGGGTGGCCGACGGCGGCGCCGGGGATGCGGCGGCGTTGGCGGACGCCGTGCGCGACGTGCTCGGGCGTGCGGGGTGA